The following are encoded together in the Cryptosporangium phraense genome:
- a CDS encoding LLM class flavin-dependent oxidoreductase gives MRFLTITLIVHTPETKSTHERFQEVVDNALLAEELGFDGFGVGERHERPFISSAPTVVLSHLAARTSRIRLFTGVTTLSLLDPVRAFEDYATLDHLSGGRLELIIGKGNGAAQRELFHVTPEDQWDRNAESYEVFRRLWQHNKITYDTKFRPPLLDAEVWPQPYQHPIRIWHGSATSRESVDLAARYGDPLFSANVTNPIEPYAELIRYYRERWEHYGHDSAAIAVGAGTAGYYAARTSQEALAVYRPVFENQLEFQRKLGMQPVFPTLEDFAERSSALIGSPAQVIEKVHRYHEQFGHTVMHLRADASGLTDAQHRESLELFQSDIAPVLRREIPDPPWGWGGGPVAG, from the coding sequence GTGAGGTTCCTGACCATCACGCTGATCGTGCACACGCCAGAGACCAAGTCCACTCACGAGCGGTTCCAGGAGGTCGTCGACAACGCGCTACTGGCCGAGGAACTCGGCTTCGACGGGTTCGGCGTCGGCGAGCGGCACGAGCGCCCGTTCATCTCGTCGGCCCCGACCGTGGTGCTCAGCCACTTGGCCGCGCGGACGAGCCGGATCCGCCTGTTCACCGGCGTCACGACGCTGTCGCTGCTGGACCCGGTCCGGGCGTTCGAGGACTACGCGACGCTCGACCACCTCTCCGGCGGCCGGCTGGAGCTGATCATCGGCAAGGGCAACGGCGCCGCCCAGCGCGAGCTGTTCCACGTCACGCCCGAGGACCAGTGGGACCGCAACGCCGAGTCGTACGAGGTGTTCCGGCGGCTGTGGCAGCACAACAAGATCACCTACGACACGAAGTTCCGGCCGCCGCTGCTGGACGCCGAGGTGTGGCCGCAGCCCTACCAGCACCCGATCCGGATCTGGCACGGATCGGCGACCAGCCGCGAGTCGGTGGACCTGGCCGCCCGCTACGGCGACCCGCTGTTCTCGGCCAACGTCACGAACCCGATCGAGCCGTACGCCGAGCTGATCCGCTACTACCGGGAGCGGTGGGAGCACTACGGCCACGACTCGGCGGCGATCGCGGTCGGCGCCGGCACGGCGGGCTACTACGCGGCCCGGACGTCCCAGGAGGCCCTCGCGGTCTACCGGCCGGTCTTCGAGAACCAGCTGGAGTTCCAGCGCAAGCTGGGGATGCAGCCGGTGTTCCCGACGCTGGAGGACTTCGCCGAGCGCTCGTCGGCGCTGATCGGCAGCCCGGCCCAGGTGATCGAGAAGGTGCACCGCTACCACGAGCAGTTCGGACACACGGTCATGCACCTGCGCGCCGACGCGTCGGGCCTCACCGACGCCCAGCACCGGGAGAGCCTGGAGCTGTTCCAGTCCGACATCGCCCCGGTCCTGCGCCGGGAGATCCCCGACCCGCCCTGGGGCTGGGGCGGCGGCCCGGTCGCCGGCTGA
- a CDS encoding LLM class flavin-dependent oxidoreductase, which yields MRRLHLNAFFPFGPIYVWDELERPEQYYEFDGFAQLARTAERGLFTGVFLGDSQRLREHLGRITDTAVTGRPDQLVLFSYLAALTEKIGFVATLNTTFNDPIDLARRLATVHTLSHGRAGWNVVTTDNAWTGENFRRGNYLDHTHRYEHALAHLRTVQAYWDEELGSASHPVLFQAGESDEGRDFAARHAEAIFSRYLDYDQASAFAADLTARLGRVGRPRSDLAIFPGAKITLGDTRAEAEEKAAEFERRTWTDRRIRAVLESVWSRDLSAYDVDGPLPDVGPADPEQTVTHGVVNSRDQPLRTVGAWRTLAAERGYTIRGLVAHLSRTAQFVGTPGEVADRLAHYVRTGAIDGLNLVPNAVPTGFDEVVERLVPELQDRGIYPAEYAGSTLRDNLGLPAPVAHRIPTEARS from the coding sequence GTGAGGCGGCTGCACCTGAACGCGTTCTTCCCGTTCGGCCCGATCTACGTCTGGGACGAGCTGGAACGCCCCGAGCAGTACTACGAGTTCGACGGCTTCGCCCAGCTCGCCCGCACCGCCGAGCGCGGCCTGTTCACCGGCGTCTTCCTGGGCGACAGCCAGCGGCTGCGCGAGCACCTGGGCCGGATCACCGATACCGCGGTGACCGGGCGGCCCGACCAGCTCGTGCTCTTCTCGTACCTGGCCGCGCTGACCGAGAAGATCGGCTTCGTCGCGACGCTCAACACGACGTTCAACGACCCGATAGACCTGGCCCGCCGCCTGGCCACCGTCCACACGCTGAGCCACGGCCGGGCCGGCTGGAACGTCGTCACGACCGACAACGCCTGGACCGGCGAGAACTTCCGGCGCGGGAACTACCTCGACCACACCCACCGCTACGAGCACGCGCTGGCGCACCTGCGCACGGTCCAGGCCTACTGGGACGAGGAGCTGGGGAGCGCGAGCCATCCGGTGCTGTTCCAGGCCGGCGAGTCGGACGAGGGCCGCGACTTCGCCGCCCGGCACGCCGAGGCGATCTTCTCCCGCTACCTCGACTACGACCAGGCGTCGGCGTTCGCCGCGGATCTGACCGCCCGGCTGGGCCGCGTCGGCCGTCCCCGCAGCGACCTGGCGATCTTCCCGGGCGCGAAGATCACGCTCGGCGACACCCGGGCCGAGGCCGAGGAGAAGGCCGCCGAGTTCGAGCGGCGGACCTGGACCGACCGGCGGATCCGTGCGGTGCTGGAGAGCGTCTGGTCGCGCGATCTCTCCGCGTACGACGTCGACGGGCCGCTGCCGGACGTCGGCCCGGCCGACCCCGAGCAGACCGTGACGCACGGCGTCGTCAACAGCCGCGACCAGCCGCTCCGTACCGTCGGCGCCTGGCGGACGCTGGCTGCCGAACGCGGCTACACGATCCGCGGACTCGTCGCCCACCTCAGCCGGACGGCCCAGTTCGTCGGGACGCCCGGCGAGGTCGCCGACCGGCTGGCCCACTACGTCCGGACGGGGGCGATCGACGGGCTCAACCTGGTGCCGAACGCGGTCCCGACCGGCTTCGACGAGGTCGTCGAACGCTTGGTGCCGGAACTGCAGGACCGCGGCATCTATCCGGCCGAGTACGCCGGCTCGACGCTCCGCGACAACCTCGGGCTCCCCGCTCCGGTGGCCCACCGAATTCCGACGGAGGCTCGCTCGTGA
- a CDS encoding LLM class flavin-dependent oxidoreductase, with amino-acid sequence MLFGFVIGPTDPGALRAQARWAQAQGFNVLFLDDEPGAPRGLDPLESAAYAGAVTETIGLVATAAATHAEPFHLSNRFSALDWGTRGRAGWLVTVDPSASRASAYSASVPASGPAARREADAVVDAARRLWDSWEDGALIADSTTGRFLDRDRLHYVDAGGELFRIRGPALMPRPPQGQVPVFARDPLVEADVRVVRTPQPGAFVELEPSSDLPGPGVGGVLLRPAPGLEARLAELRASGTLVPPRPGRTLRDQLGLLRPAGRYTEARS; translated from the coding sequence ATGCTGTTCGGATTCGTGATCGGTCCGACCGATCCGGGCGCGCTGCGCGCGCAGGCCCGCTGGGCGCAGGCGCAAGGTTTCAACGTCCTCTTTCTGGACGACGAGCCGGGCGCGCCGCGCGGGCTCGATCCGCTGGAGAGCGCCGCGTACGCCGGTGCCGTGACCGAGACCATCGGCCTGGTCGCGACGGCGGCGGCGACCCATGCCGAGCCGTTCCACCTCTCGAACCGCTTCTCCGCCCTGGACTGGGGCACGCGGGGCCGGGCCGGGTGGCTGGTCACGGTGGATCCGTCGGCGTCCAGGGCCTCGGCGTACTCGGCGTCGGTGCCGGCCTCCGGGCCGGCGGCCCGGCGCGAGGCCGACGCGGTCGTGGACGCGGCCCGGCGGCTCTGGGACTCCTGGGAGGACGGTGCGCTGATCGCCGACTCGACGACCGGCCGCTTCCTCGACCGCGACCGGCTGCACTACGTCGACGCCGGGGGCGAGCTGTTCCGGATCCGCGGGCCGGCGCTGATGCCGCGACCGCCGCAGGGCCAGGTCCCCGTGTTCGCCCGGGATCCGCTGGTGGAGGCCGACGTCCGGGTGGTCCGGACACCCCAGCCGGGGGCCTTCGTCGAGCTCGAGCCGTCCTCGGACTTGCCCGGGCCGGGCGTCGGCGGGGTTCTGCTCCGGCCGGCTCCGGGGCTCGAAGCCAGGCTGGCCGAGCTGCGGGCCTCCGGGACGCTGGTCCCGCCCCGCCCCGGCCGGACGCTGCGTGACCAGCTGGGCCTGCTCCGGCCGGCCGGCCGATACACGGAGGCACGGTCGTGA
- a CDS encoding nitroreductase family protein — protein sequence MAPDQLPVLEALHTTPSRRYLSGEPIPDDVLDAILDAAIRGPSGGNRQAWGWVVVTDPAIKEPIAGWYREGWQRAYGPRRDEILNGRPGTSGLSPASYRATEYLAEHLHEAPVWVIPVLRNAAGSTDPRLGASIYGAVQQLQLAARAYGIGSTLTTFHVAHEDEVRALLGLPDDALTMALIPLGYPARGRWSRPARRPLDEVVHRDHW from the coding sequence ATGGCACCCGATCAACTGCCGGTCCTCGAAGCGCTCCACACCACCCCGTCGCGCCGGTACCTGTCCGGCGAACCGATCCCCGACGACGTCCTGGACGCGATCCTGGACGCCGCGATCCGCGGGCCGTCCGGCGGGAACCGGCAGGCCTGGGGCTGGGTCGTGGTCACCGATCCGGCGATCAAAGAACCGATCGCCGGGTGGTACCGGGAGGGCTGGCAACGCGCCTACGGCCCACGCCGGGACGAGATCCTCAACGGTCGACCCGGCACCAGCGGACTCAGCCCGGCTTCCTACCGGGCCACCGAGTATCTGGCCGAACACCTCCACGAGGCACCGGTCTGGGTGATCCCGGTCTTGCGCAACGCGGCCGGGTCGACCGACCCGCGGCTCGGCGCGTCGATCTACGGCGCCGTGCAGCAACTGCAACTGGCCGCCCGGGCCTACGGCATCGGCAGCACGCTGACGACGTTCCACGTCGCCCACGAGGACGAGGTCCGTGCGCTGCTGGGCCTGCCCGACGACGCGCTGACGATGGCGCTGATCCCGCTCGGCTACCCGGCCCGGGGACGCTGGAGCCGTCCCGCCCGCCGCCCGCTCGACGAGGTCGTGCACCGCGACCACTGGTGA